One window from the genome of Bdellovibrio sp. NC01 encodes:
- a CDS encoding RNA methyltransferase, with protein sequence MAEEIYVPRLAIGLVHHPVRDRQGKTVATNVTNFDIHDIARAAQVYGVERYYIIHPMQDQQMFVERVLDHWRVGQGAKYNPMRRTALGPVFTADSVQKAVEDWNVPEALLIATSARNEGLKKYSFAELRHEMHVEKRPVFMLFGTGNGLTEELLQSCSGVLESIRGAPPQDYRHLSVRSAVSICLDRVMGPW encoded by the coding sequence ATGGCTGAAGAAATCTATGTTCCGCGCTTAGCTATCGGTCTTGTGCATCACCCGGTGCGCGATCGCCAGGGTAAGACGGTTGCTACAAATGTCACAAATTTCGATATCCACGACATCGCGAGAGCGGCTCAGGTCTATGGGGTGGAAAGATATTACATCATCCATCCCATGCAGGATCAGCAAATGTTCGTTGAGCGCGTTCTTGATCACTGGAGAGTGGGGCAAGGGGCGAAATACAATCCCATGCGCCGAACAGCATTGGGCCCCGTTTTTACCGCCGACAGCGTTCAAAAGGCCGTAGAAGACTGGAATGTTCCTGAAGCTCTGTTAATTGCGACTTCAGCTCGAAATGAAGGTCTAAAAAAGTACTCTTTTGCTGAGCTGCGACATGAAATGCATGTAGAAAAAAGACCCGTTTTTATGCTATTTGGTACGGGCAACGGTTTGACGGAAGAGCTTTTACAGTCTTGCTCCGGAGTTTTGGAAAGCATCAGAGGGGCTCCCCCTCAGGATTATCGCCATCTCTCAGTGAGATCGGCAGTAAGTATCTGTCTTGACCGCGTAATGGGTCCATGGTAG
- the trmD gene encoding tRNA (guanosine(37)-N1)-methyltransferase TrmD yields the protein MLQIDVITLFPEMVQSAASFGVLGQAIKGDLLKVSSHTPREFAQDRHRTVDDRPFGGGDGMIMLAEPLEKTIQKVQHKNSKVIYLSPQGDVLTDAKARALAKEEHLVFICGRYGGIDQRIINTYVDEEISVGDYVLSGGELGALIVIDALSRFVPGVLGHNESADKDSFSEGLLEHPNFTRPREYLNQEVPEILLSGDHKKIADWKYKVSALVTMVKRPDLFHSHIELENEKYRSLKKKKTAVPLMELKKFWLNLSERDRKILGLEGLVEEDFNG from the coding sequence ATGTTGCAAATTGATGTGATCACCCTTTTTCCAGAGATGGTTCAAAGCGCCGCAAGTTTCGGCGTTCTTGGTCAGGCCATCAAGGGTGATCTCTTAAAAGTTTCTTCCCACACTCCACGTGAATTTGCACAAGATCGTCATCGCACTGTCGATGATCGTCCATTCGGTGGTGGCGACGGCATGATCATGCTGGCAGAGCCCCTCGAAAAAACCATTCAGAAAGTGCAACATAAGAATTCCAAGGTGATTTATCTTTCTCCGCAAGGGGATGTTCTGACAGACGCGAAGGCGCGAGCTTTGGCGAAAGAAGAACATCTGGTTTTTATTTGCGGTCGTTACGGCGGAATTGATCAACGTATTATCAACACTTATGTCGACGAAGAGATCTCTGTCGGTGATTACGTTTTATCAGGCGGGGAGTTGGGTGCATTGATCGTGATTGATGCGCTTTCACGCTTCGTTCCTGGGGTTTTAGGCCATAACGAGAGTGCGGATAAGGATAGCTTTTCTGAAGGGCTTTTAGAGCATCCTAATTTCACTCGCCCGCGTGAGTATTTGAATCAGGAAGTTCCCGAAATTTTATTAAGCGGGGATCATAAGAAAATCGCGGATTGGAAATACAAAGTTTCTGCTTTGGTCACGATGGTGAAACGTCCTGATTTATTTCATTCGCATATTGAATTAGAAAATGAAAAATACCGTTCTTTGAAAAAGAAAAAGACGGCAGTTCCATTAATGGAGCTGAAGAAGTTTTGGCTGAATTTATCAGAACGAGATCGTAAGATCTTGGGTCTTGAAGGATTGGTCGAGGAAGATTTTAATGGCTGA
- the rimM gene encoding ribosome maturation factor RimM (Essential for efficient processing of 16S rRNA) has product MKLVGKVREAHGLKGDLYVVIFSGDITWAKRMKKFALQGKGEAELQEFTVERVKPFKKGIIVKAAEITDRTAAEGIEHFEFFIEDDLLVSKPGETIYLSEIKNFKLKNPEQTVLGEIVDFSTNGVQDLLVVDVNGKKVEIPFVDAFIKKIDFKHQAVVMDLPEGLLDLENA; this is encoded by the coding sequence ATGAAATTAGTAGGTAAAGTAAGAGAAGCGCACGGACTTAAAGGAGATCTTTATGTTGTGATCTTCTCTGGCGACATCACTTGGGCTAAGCGCATGAAGAAATTTGCGCTTCAAGGAAAAGGTGAAGCAGAACTTCAAGAGTTCACTGTAGAGCGCGTGAAGCCTTTTAAAAAAGGTATCATCGTGAAGGCAGCTGAAATCACAGATCGTACCGCGGCTGAAGGTATTGAACACTTCGAATTCTTTATTGAAGACGACTTGTTGGTTTCAAAGCCTGGCGAAACGATCTACTTGTCTGAAATCAAAAACTTCAAATTGAAAAATCCTGAACAAACTGTGTTGGGCGAGATCGTTGATTTCTCTACGAACGGTGTTCAAGACCTTTTGGTGGTTGATGTGAATGGTAAGAAAGTTGAAATTCCATTCGTGGATGCTTTCATCAAGAAAATTGATTTCAAGCACCAAGCTGTTGTTATGGATTTGCCTGAAGGGTTGCTCGACCTCGAGAACGCTTAA